One genomic segment of Pseudomonas chlororaphis subsp. aurantiaca includes these proteins:
- a CDS encoding VOC family protein, protein MGIDHIQLDVADIEESQAFYARVFGFEVKEVGIRAFTRWMIIGADQTLYLCMHEYAEGRGVKNDGLEITHFGILVEDFDHVLAQLRDHGVKLLPDYEVQYHSSRSVYFLDPNGYKIEISEKYGGGIEDARRTMCQ, encoded by the coding sequence GTGGGTATCGATCATATCCAGCTCGATGTGGCCGATATTGAAGAAAGCCAGGCGTTTTATGCGCGGGTGTTCGGTTTCGAAGTGAAGGAAGTGGGTATTCGTGCCTTTACCCGCTGGATGATTATTGGCGCGGATCAGACACTGTATTTATGCATGCATGAATATGCCGAAGGGCGGGGTGTAAAGAATGATGGCCTGGAAATTACTCACTTCGGTATTTTGGTGGAAGACTTCGACCATGTTCTGGCGCAACTACGCGATCACGGCGTGAAGTTGCTCCCCGATTATGAAGTTCAATACCACTCTTCACGTTCGGTTTATTTTCTCGATCCCAATGGTTACAAGATCGAGATATCCGAGAAGTACGGCGGCGGCATAGAAGACGCCAGGCGGACAATGTGCCAATAA